The Pantanalinema sp. genomic sequence CTTCGCCCCCATCCGCGACGCGAGCGGCAAGACCGTCGCCATCGTGGGCGTCGACATGAGCGCCGCAGACGTCCTGCACGAAGAGCGCCGCCTGCTCGAAACCGCGCTTGCCATCTTCATTGCCGGCCTGGCCTTCGCGCTGGGGACCAGCGTCTGGCTCGCCCGCATCCTCTCCAAGCCCATCGCGCAGCTGGCCGAAGGCACCCGCAAGGTCTCCGAGGGCGACCTCTCGATCCGCGTCCCGGCCGCCCGCAGCGACGAGCTGGGCGATCTCGCCCGCTCCTTCAACGCCATGACCCAGGCGATCGAGACCCACCGCGACGAGCTCAAGGAGAGCGAGCGCATGACCCAGGAACTCGCCACCGCCCGCAAGATCCAGCAGGCCATGCTCCCCGCCGAGGCCCCCAGCGACGAGGCCGTCAACATCGACTTCTACCTGGAGACCTCCACCGAGGTCGGGGGCGACTACTTCGACTTCCTGCCCCTCGGCGACAACAAGCTCGCCCTGGTCATCGGTGACGTCACCGGCCACGGCGTGCCTGCCGCCCTGCTCATGGCCGTCATCAAGAGCTGCCTCCACACCCAGGTCCTGACCGACTTCAGGGTCCCCAACGTCATGGGCATCGCCAACAGCATCCTCCACCAGAGCAGCTTCGAGCGCCGCTTCATGACCTTCTTTTACTCCCTTCTCGACACCGAGACCGGCCGCCTCGCCTACGCCAACGCCGGCCACCCCTACCCCTTCCACTACCGCAGCGCCCAGCGCACGGTCGAGATGCTCGAGATGGCCTCCTACCCTCTCGGCGTCCGGCCCACCCTGCGCGTGAAGGAGCAGGAGGTCACCCTCGAGCCCGGCGACGTGCTCGTTTTCTACTCCGACGGCATCATCGAGGCCCAGAACGCCCGCGGCGAGGAGTTCGGCTTCGAGCGAATGGAGAAGCTCATCCTCGAGAACGGCCACCTCAGCGCCGAAATCCTCAAGGAAAGGCTGCTCGAGACGTGGCAGCACCACGTCTACGACGGCACGCGCCCCCTCGACTACCATGCCATCAAGGCTGCTCAGGCCGACGACGACGTCACCATCGTGGTCGTCAAGTACGCGCCGCTCGCCCCCCTGTGCTAGGATGAGGGCCGGAGGAAAGTCATGAAGCGGATTTCCTTGCTGCGTCCCAGTCTCCAGACCCGCCTCGCCCTCGTCTTCCTGGGCACGACCGCCCTGCTGATGGGAGGCACCCTCGGGATCTTCTACGCGCAGGCGAGCAACGTCCTACGCCAGCAGCTCCGCGCGGAGCTCAGGGCCCTCGCCGGCACCGCCGCCAACCTGGTCGACGTCGACGCGCACCAGCGCGTCAAGGCCGAGGGCGACCCTGCCTACCAGCACTTCCATCATTTCTTCCGCCGGATCACCGAGGCCAACCCGGGCATCGGGACCATGTACACCATGCGACAGGACAAGAACGGCACCTGGCGCTTCATGGTCGACTCGGCCAGCCCCGGCGATCCCAGCCGGGCCTCGTTCAACGAGGCGTACACCGGCACCGGCAGCGACACCATGGACCGCGCGCTGGCACGTCCATCCGCCGACCGCACGTTCTCCACCGATGCCTTCGGCACCTGGCTCTCGGGCTTCGCCCCCCTCCGCGACGCGAGCGGCAAGACCGTCGCCATCGTGGGGGTGGACATGAGCGCCGCCGATGTGCTCAACGAAGAGCGCAAGCTCGTCTGGATCGCGCTGGTCATCCTGCTCGTGGGCCTGGCCTTCGCGCTGGGCATCAGCGCCTGGCTCGCCCGCATCCTGACCAGGCCCATCGCGCAGCTGGCCGAGGGCACCCGACAGGTCTCCGAGGGGGACCTCACGATCCGCGTCCCGGCCACCCGCAGCGACGAGCTGGGGGATCTCGCCCGCTCCTTCAACGCCATGACCCAGGCGATCGCCCGCCACCGCGACGAGCTCAAGGAAAACGAGCGAATGATCCAGGAGCTCGCCACCGCCCGCAAGATCCAGCAGGCCATGCTTCCCGCCGAGGCCCCCAGCGACGAGGCCCTCAACATCGACTTCTACCTGGAGACCTCCACCGAGGTCGGAGGAGACTACTTCGACTTCCTGAGCGTCGAGCAGAACAAGCTCGCGCTGGTCATCGGCGACGTGACCGGCCACGGCGTGCCCGCCGCCCTGCTCATGGCCGTCATCAAGAGCTGCCTCCACACCCAGGTCCTGACCGACTTCAGGGTCCCCAACGTCATGGGCATCGCCAACAGCATCCTCCACCAGAGCAGCTTCGAGCGCCGCTTCATGACCTTCTTCTACTCGCTCCTCGACACCGAGACCGGCCGCCTCGCCTACGCCAACGCCGGCCACCCCTACCCCTTCCTCTACCGCAGCGCCGAGCGCACGGTCGAGATGCTCGAGATGGCCTCCTACCCCCTCGGCGTCCGGCCCACCCTGCGCGTGAAGGAGCAGGAGGTCACCCTCGAGCCCGGCGACGTGCTCGTCTTCTACTCCGACGGCATCATCGAGGCCCAGAACGCCCACGGCGAGGAGTTCGGCTTCGAGCGAATGGAGAGGCTCATCCAGCTCCACGGCCACCTCAGCGCCGAGGCCCTCAAGGAGAAGCTGCTCAAGACGTGGCAGCAGCACGTCTACGAGGGCACCCGCCCCCTCGACTTCCAGGCGATCAAATCGGACCGGGCGGACGACGACATCACCATCGTGGTCGTCAAGTACGCGCCGGCCCGGAGGTTCGTGGAGGCCTAGAGCTCAGGGCTTCTTCGCACCCAGCTTGAGGGGCTTCTCGCAGTTGAAGCAGGGGAAGTTCGTCACCTGCTGGAGGATCTGGTTGACCTCTCCGCAGCTGGGGCACTTGATCTGGCGCGTCTTGGCGCCGATCCCCGTGTAGATCCTGAAGGCGCCGTAGCCCACCAGGAAGAGGGCCATCAGGGTCATGGTGACGCCCGCCTGGCGCAGGAACTCGTTGCCCAGCCCGAAGCCCAGCCCCAGGACGCCGAGCCCGAGCACGAGGGTGACGACCCCGCCGGAGACGCGGCCGACGCCGGGGCTGACGAGATCGAAGCGGGTCTTGGGTTCGTCGGAGTTGGCCACGAATGTTCCTCGAAGGTCGGTGGGGATCGATCCTCGTATTCCCTCGTCCGATCCGTTTTAATCGGGTCGCGTCCGGTATGATGGGAGGAGCGAAGGGCCTATAATAGAACCTTTGTCGCCCATGTCTCGTCTTGGAATTGCCCAGGCCCCAGAGCACCAGCCTCGAAAGGAGTCCCATGTTCCGCTTGATCGCCTTGATCCAGACCGGCGGGTGGATGATCATCCCCATCCTCCTGGCCTCGATCGTCACCGTCGCCTTGATCTTCGAGTGCGCATGGATGCTCGGCAAGTCCCGCAAGCGCTTCGAGGCGTTCCT encodes the following:
- a CDS encoding SpoIIE family protein phosphatase — encoded protein: MSRPTLLRPSLQTRLALIFLAMTATLLAGTLGIFYAQTSNVFRQQLREQLKALAGTAALMVDVDAHQRARSEGDPFYQRFHGLLRRMKEANPGIGYIYTMRQDASGRWHYLIDSAKPGEPGHSAFDQPYDGTGYRTMDRALTHPAADRKFSTDTFGTWLSGFAPIRDASGKTVAIVGVDMSAADVLHEERRLLETALAIFIAGLAFALGTSVWLARILSKPIAQLAEGTRKVSEGDLSIRVPAARSDELGDLARSFNAMTQAIETHRDELKESERMTQELATARKIQQAMLPAEAPSDEAVNIDFYLETSTEVGGDYFDFLPLGDNKLALVIGDVTGHGVPAALLMAVIKSCLHTQVLTDFRVPNVMGIANSILHQSSFERRFMTFFYSLLDTETGRLAYANAGHPYPFHYRSAQRTVEMLEMASYPLGVRPTLRVKEQEVTLEPGDVLVFYSDGIIEAQNARGEEFGFERMEKLILENGHLSAEILKERLLETWQHHVYDGTRPLDYHAIKAAQADDDVTIVVVKYAPLAPLC
- a CDS encoding SpoIIE family protein phosphatase; the protein is MKRISLLRPSLQTRLALVFLGTTALLMGGTLGIFYAQASNVLRQQLRAELRALAGTAANLVDVDAHQRVKAEGDPAYQHFHHFFRRITEANPGIGTMYTMRQDKNGTWRFMVDSASPGDPSRASFNEAYTGTGSDTMDRALARPSADRTFSTDAFGTWLSGFAPLRDASGKTVAIVGVDMSAADVLNEERKLVWIALVILLVGLAFALGISAWLARILTRPIAQLAEGTRQVSEGDLTIRVPATRSDELGDLARSFNAMTQAIARHRDELKENERMIQELATARKIQQAMLPAEAPSDEALNIDFYLETSTEVGGDYFDFLSVEQNKLALVIGDVTGHGVPAALLMAVIKSCLHTQVLTDFRVPNVMGIANSILHQSSFERRFMTFFYSLLDTETGRLAYANAGHPYPFLYRSAERTVEMLEMASYPLGVRPTLRVKEQEVTLEPGDVLVFYSDGIIEAQNAHGEEFGFERMERLIQLHGHLSAEALKEKLLKTWQQHVYEGTRPLDFQAIKSDRADDDITIVVVKYAPARRFVEA
- a CDS encoding DUF2614 family zinc ribbon-containing protein, producing the protein MANSDEPKTRFDLVSPGVGRVSGGVVTLVLGLGVLGLGFGLGNEFLRQAGVTMTLMALFLVGYGAFRIYTGIGAKTRQIKCPSCGEVNQILQQVTNFPCFNCEKPLKLGAKKP